From Candidatus Bathyarchaeota archaeon:
TTTATTAAGCCCTAACTTAATCTCTAACAATCACCCCATTATTTTGTGTTTAAGTTGAGAAATCATAAGAAAATAAAAGTCTTCGGAGTTGCATTTGATCCCGACGAATATATAGGTGCCATAGAAAGGCAGTACTACCTTGCTTTACTGAAAAGTGGAATCGACTATATTAAGGAAATTTCCGATCCATATGACTTAATGATGCCTTATATTTGCGAAATATATAAGCCTAATACAGTAATCAAACTGGGCAAGGTGCCTGTTGAGTCTTGGTTGTCGCCAAAACCCGAGTTGGATGATGAAGTTCTCGTTAATACCGAAAACTACTCTGCATTCATAGATGCAAATGGATGCAGAGAATATGTTGACCTTGTGAAAGATTTTGTTCAAAAAATAACAGATGAAAATACTGTTCCATTAATGATAGGCATAGACCACTCAATGACTGGAGGAATGCTTAAAGCCTTGTCGGAAATATATGGTGTTGAAAATATTTCTGTAATAATCTTAGACTCTCATTTCGATGCTATTCAGACTTCCGCACGCTATAAACTTTTTACCTTTTTAAAAAGAAAGAACTCGCCCCTCTTTTACCCCGACAGTTTCTATTTAAGTACAAGTCTGTATGATCCGTTAGCCTTTAAAAGACCAGACTCTTACAACAAGGGGACTTTCCTTTACTATCTGATAAAGGAGAGAACAATATTGCCGACAAATTTATGGGT
This genomic window contains:
- a CDS encoding arginase family protein, with translation MRNHKKIKVFGVAFDPDEYIGAIERQYYLALLKSGIDYIKEISDPYDLMMPYICEIYKPNTVIKLGKVPVESWLSPKPELDDEVLVNTENYSAFIDANGCREYVDLVKDFVQKITDENTVPLMIGIDHSMTGGMLKALSEIYGVENISVIILDSHFDAIQTSARYKLFTFLKRKNSPLFYPDSFYLSTSLYDPLAFKRPDSYNKGTFLYYLIKERTILPTNLWVVGVQDYPVEDLLAQKDSLIQSYVNAYLNLENEGVNIVTNEIVKSKTFKSVIEKLSTKFVYISLDVDIGCGSAITLTRCLPHERGLSEPELYRLARTIGKIIKGDKKFLVGLDVMELDIHYFKPGDKTPTIVANILKYFWGDKS